A stretch of the Pan paniscus chromosome 2, NHGRI_mPanPan1-v2.0_pri, whole genome shotgun sequence genome encodes the following:
- the TEX55 gene encoding testis-specific expressed protein 55 isoform X3 translates to MEEPPQEALAEPLKHESPAAPSSAGHTKGQEEDDQKNQAERKADNHTAHRIADQTALRVPSQAESSIFSQATNGVAEQNGHSTPGQAGRRASNPADVSDLRADDQVNQTPSEQTKGKASSQANNVQHEQSDGQVSGLTEERTAEQTERRLPSQAERRTSGQIDGRLAMPSDQRGSRQTDHRMAGQSERRASEQTDRRMSGEAERRNSEQITHRLSKLSERRPSVQIDSGSSVPSDRSPSVQIDSGSSVPSDQRPSIQIDRRMSGKVRRRSSEKTDYRLAGLADPGTSEQTDLRLYGLVDHKTSVKTHHQVYGQATELAEHQAIDQAHSNADQPPVDNAHYTESDQTDHLADRQANHKDQLSYYETRGQSEDRTFPQLGNSKEDKEADYRVQPCKFEDSQVDLNSKPSVEIETQNATTIPAYNPVDARFTSNFQAKDQALFPRLPSISSKLNYTSSQEKTQAIVTKSDEFSEIEQGKGYHIRNQTYRRFPSIVYEDPYQVSLQYMEKHHILQIFQQITENLVYEKPEDPLNFMLCQV, encoded by the exons ATGGAAGAGCCTCCGCAAGAGGCTCTGGCTGAACCCTTGAAACATGAAAGCCCAGCCGCTCCCTCAAGTGCTGGCCACACTAAGGGCCAGGAAGAAGACGACCAGAAGAACCAGGCCGAAAGGAAGGCAGATAACCACACTGCTCACAGAATAGCTGACCAGACTGCCCTAAGAGTGCCTAGCCAGGCTGAATCCAGCATATTTAGCCAAGCTACCAACGGAGTAGCTGAACAAAATGGGCATAGTACACCTGGTCAGGCTGGCCGCAGAGCATCCAACCCTGCTGATGTTTCTGACCTTAGAGCAGATGATCAGGTTAACCAAACACCGTCTGAACAGACTAAAGGCAAGGCATCTAGCCAAGCTAATAATGTACAGCATGAACAGAGTGATGGTCAGGTGTCTGGCCTGACGGAGGAAAGAACTGCTGAACAGACTGAACGAAGATTACCTAGCCAGGCTGAGAGAAGAACTTCTGGGCAGATTGATGGTAGACTGGCTATGCCATCTGACCAGAGAGGTTCCAGACAGACCGACCACAGAATGGCAGGCCAGTCTGAGAGAAGAGCTTCTGAGCAGACGGATCGCAGAATGTCTGGCGAGGCTGAGCGAAGAAATTCTGAGCAGATTACACACAGATTATCCAAACTATCTGAGAGAAGACCTTCTGTGCAGATTGACAGTGGGTCATCCGTCCCATCTGACCGAAGTCCTTCTGTACAGATTGACAGTGGATCGTCCGTACCATCTGACCAAAGACCTTCCATACAGATTGACCGCAGAATGTCAGGGAAAGTTAGGAGAAGAAGTTCTGAGAAGACTGACTACAGATTGGCTGGCCTGGCTGACCCAGGAACTTCTGAGCAGACTGACCTCAGATTGTATGGCCTCGTTGACCACAAAACATCTGTAAAGACTCACCACCAAGTGTACGGCCAAGCCACTGAACTAGCTGAACACCAGGCTATTGACCAAGCTCATAGTAATGCTGATCAACCTCCAGTTGACAATGCTCACTACACTGAATCTGACCAGACTGACCACTTAGCAGACAGACAAGCTAATCATAAAGACCAGCTGTCTTACTATGAAACACGTGGCCAGTCTGAAGACAGAACATTTCCCCAGTTAGGCAACAGCAAAGAGGACAAAGAGGCTGACTACAGAGTACAACCCTGCAAATTTGAGGATAGCCAAGTAGACCTCAATTCCAAGCCTTCAGTTGAAATAGAAACTCAAAATGCAACCACTATCCCAGCCTACAACCCAGTTGATGCCAGATTCACCAGTAACTTCCAAGCAAAAGACCAAGCCCTTTTCCCAAGACTCCCCTCCATCTCATCCAAATTGAACTATACCAGCAGTCAAGAAAAAACTCAAGCCATAGTAACCAAATCT GATGAATTTTCAGAAATTGAGCAAGGAAAGGGTTATCATATACGCAATCAAACTTATAGAAGGTTCCCTTCTATAGTTTATGAAGATCCTTACCAAGTTTCACTCCAATACATGGAAAAACACCACATTCTGCAAATATTCCAG CAGATTACTGAAAACTTAGTCTATGAAAAGCCAGAGGACCCCCTGAATTTTATGCTGTGCCAGGTATAG
- the TEX55 gene encoding testis-specific expressed protein 55 isoform X6, which yields MEEPPQEALAEPLKHESPAAPSSAGHTKGQEEDDQKNQAERKADNHTAHRIADQTALRVPSQAESSIFSQATNGVAEQNGHSTPGQAGRRASNPADVSDLRADDQVNQTPSEQTKGKASSQANNVQHEQSDGQVSGLTEERTAEQTERRLPSQAERRTSGQIDGRLAMPSDQRGSRQTDHRMAGQSERRASEQTDRRMSGEAERRNSEQITHRLSKLSERRPSVQIDSGSSVPSDRSPSVQIDSGSSVPSDQRPSIQIDRRMSGKVRRRSSEKTDYRLAGLADPGTSEQTDLRLYGLVDHKTSVKTHHQVYGQATELAEHQAIDQAHSNADQPPVDNAHYTESDQTDHLADRQANHKDQLSYYETRGQSEDRTFPQLGNSKEDKEADYRVQPCKFEDSQVDLNSKPSVEIETQNATTIPAYNPVDARFTSNFQAKDQALFPRLPSISSKLNYTSSQEKTQAIVTKSFMKILTKFHSNTWKNTTFCKYSSRLLKT from the exons ATGGAAGAGCCTCCGCAAGAGGCTCTGGCTGAACCCTTGAAACATGAAAGCCCAGCCGCTCCCTCAAGTGCTGGCCACACTAAGGGCCAGGAAGAAGACGACCAGAAGAACCAGGCCGAAAGGAAGGCAGATAACCACACTGCTCACAGAATAGCTGACCAGACTGCCCTAAGAGTGCCTAGCCAGGCTGAATCCAGCATATTTAGCCAAGCTACCAACGGAGTAGCTGAACAAAATGGGCATAGTACACCTGGTCAGGCTGGCCGCAGAGCATCCAACCCTGCTGATGTTTCTGACCTTAGAGCAGATGATCAGGTTAACCAAACACCGTCTGAACAGACTAAAGGCAAGGCATCTAGCCAAGCTAATAATGTACAGCATGAACAGAGTGATGGTCAGGTGTCTGGCCTGACGGAGGAAAGAACTGCTGAACAGACTGAACGAAGATTACCTAGCCAGGCTGAGAGAAGAACTTCTGGGCAGATTGATGGTAGACTGGCTATGCCATCTGACCAGAGAGGTTCCAGACAGACCGACCACAGAATGGCAGGCCAGTCTGAGAGAAGAGCTTCTGAGCAGACGGATCGCAGAATGTCTGGCGAGGCTGAGCGAAGAAATTCTGAGCAGATTACACACAGATTATCCAAACTATCTGAGAGAAGACCTTCTGTGCAGATTGACAGTGGGTCATCCGTCCCATCTGACCGAAGTCCTTCTGTACAGATTGACAGTGGATCGTCCGTACCATCTGACCAAAGACCTTCCATACAGATTGACCGCAGAATGTCAGGGAAAGTTAGGAGAAGAAGTTCTGAGAAGACTGACTACAGATTGGCTGGCCTGGCTGACCCAGGAACTTCTGAGCAGACTGACCTCAGATTGTATGGCCTCGTTGACCACAAAACATCTGTAAAGACTCACCACCAAGTGTACGGCCAAGCCACTGAACTAGCTGAACACCAGGCTATTGACCAAGCTCATAGTAATGCTGATCAACCTCCAGTTGACAATGCTCACTACACTGAATCTGACCAGACTGACCACTTAGCAGACAGACAAGCTAATCATAAAGACCAGCTGTCTTACTATGAAACACGTGGCCAGTCTGAAGACAGAACATTTCCCCAGTTAGGCAACAGCAAAGAGGACAAAGAGGCTGACTACAGAGTACAACCCTGCAAATTTGAGGATAGCCAAGTAGACCTCAATTCCAAGCCTTCAGTTGAAATAGAAACTCAAAATGCAACCACTATCCCAGCCTACAACCCAGTTGATGCCAGATTCACCAGTAACTTCCAAGCAAAAGACCAAGCCCTTTTCCCAAGACTCCCCTCCATCTCATCCAAATTGAACTATACCAGCAGTCAAGAAAAAACTCAAGCCATAGTAACCAAATCT TTTATGAAGATCCTTACCAAGTTTCACTCCAATACATGGAAAAACACCACATTCTGCAAATATTCCAG CAGATTACTGAAAACTTAG
- the TEX55 gene encoding testis-specific expressed protein 55 isoform X1, which translates to MEEPPQEALAEPLKHESPAAPSSAGHTKGQEEDDQKNQAERKADNHTAHRIADQTALRVPSQAESSIFSQATNGVAEQNGHSTPGQAGRRASNPADVSDLRADDQVNQTPSEQTKGKASSQANNVQHEQSDGQVSGLTEERTAEQTERRLPSQAERRTSGQIDGRLAMPSDQRGSRQTDHRMAGQSERRASEQTDRRMSGEAERRNSEQITHRLSKLSERRPSVQIDSGSSVPSDRSPSVQIDSGSSVPSDQRPSIQIDRRMSGKVRRRSSEKTDYRLAGLADPGTSEQTDLRLYGLVDHKTSVKTHHQVYGQATELAEHQAIDQAHSNADQPPVDNAHYTESDQTDHLADRQANHKDQLSYYETRGQSEDRTFPQLGNSKEDKEADYRVQPCKFEDSQVDLNSKPSVEIETQNATTIPAYNPVDARFTSNFQAKDQALFPRLPSISSKLNYTSSQEKTQAIVTKSDEFSEIEQGKGYHIRNQTYRRFPSIVYEDPYQVSLQYMEKHHILQIFQQITENLVYEKPEDPLNFMLCQVQEMMKKRDKM; encoded by the exons ATGGAAGAGCCTCCGCAAGAGGCTCTGGCTGAACCCTTGAAACATGAAAGCCCAGCCGCTCCCTCAAGTGCTGGCCACACTAAGGGCCAGGAAGAAGACGACCAGAAGAACCAGGCCGAAAGGAAGGCAGATAACCACACTGCTCACAGAATAGCTGACCAGACTGCCCTAAGAGTGCCTAGCCAGGCTGAATCCAGCATATTTAGCCAAGCTACCAACGGAGTAGCTGAACAAAATGGGCATAGTACACCTGGTCAGGCTGGCCGCAGAGCATCCAACCCTGCTGATGTTTCTGACCTTAGAGCAGATGATCAGGTTAACCAAACACCGTCTGAACAGACTAAAGGCAAGGCATCTAGCCAAGCTAATAATGTACAGCATGAACAGAGTGATGGTCAGGTGTCTGGCCTGACGGAGGAAAGAACTGCTGAACAGACTGAACGAAGATTACCTAGCCAGGCTGAGAGAAGAACTTCTGGGCAGATTGATGGTAGACTGGCTATGCCATCTGACCAGAGAGGTTCCAGACAGACCGACCACAGAATGGCAGGCCAGTCTGAGAGAAGAGCTTCTGAGCAGACGGATCGCAGAATGTCTGGCGAGGCTGAGCGAAGAAATTCTGAGCAGATTACACACAGATTATCCAAACTATCTGAGAGAAGACCTTCTGTGCAGATTGACAGTGGGTCATCCGTCCCATCTGACCGAAGTCCTTCTGTACAGATTGACAGTGGATCGTCCGTACCATCTGACCAAAGACCTTCCATACAGATTGACCGCAGAATGTCAGGGAAAGTTAGGAGAAGAAGTTCTGAGAAGACTGACTACAGATTGGCTGGCCTGGCTGACCCAGGAACTTCTGAGCAGACTGACCTCAGATTGTATGGCCTCGTTGACCACAAAACATCTGTAAAGACTCACCACCAAGTGTACGGCCAAGCCACTGAACTAGCTGAACACCAGGCTATTGACCAAGCTCATAGTAATGCTGATCAACCTCCAGTTGACAATGCTCACTACACTGAATCTGACCAGACTGACCACTTAGCAGACAGACAAGCTAATCATAAAGACCAGCTGTCTTACTATGAAACACGTGGCCAGTCTGAAGACAGAACATTTCCCCAGTTAGGCAACAGCAAAGAGGACAAAGAGGCTGACTACAGAGTACAACCCTGCAAATTTGAGGATAGCCAAGTAGACCTCAATTCCAAGCCTTCAGTTGAAATAGAAACTCAAAATGCAACCACTATCCCAGCCTACAACCCAGTTGATGCCAGATTCACCAGTAACTTCCAAGCAAAAGACCAAGCCCTTTTCCCAAGACTCCCCTCCATCTCATCCAAATTGAACTATACCAGCAGTCAAGAAAAAACTCAAGCCATAGTAACCAAATCT GATGAATTTTCAGAAATTGAGCAAGGAAAGGGTTATCATATACGCAATCAAACTTATAGAAGGTTCCCTTCTATAGTTTATGAAGATCCTTACCAAGTTTCACTCCAATACATGGAAAAACACCACATTCTGCAAATATTCCAG CAGATTACTGAAAACTTAGTCTATGAAAAGCCAGAGGACCCCCTGAATTTTATGCTGTGCCAG GTGCAGGAAATGatgaaaaagagagacaaaatgTGA
- the TEX55 gene encoding testis-specific expressed protein 55 isoform X2, with the protein MEEPPQEALAEPLKHESPAAPSSAGHTKGQEEDDQKNQAERKADNHTAHRIADQTALRVPSQAESSIFSQATNGVAEQNGHSTPGQAGRRASNPADVSDLRADDQVNQTPSEQTKGKASSQANNVQHEQSDGQVSGLTEERTAEQTERRLPSQAERRTSGQIDGRLAMPSDQRGSRQTDHRMAGQSERRASEQTDRRMSGEAERRNSEQITHRLSKLSERRPSVQIDSGSSVPSDRSPSVQIDSGSSVPSDQRPSIQIDRRMSGKVRRRSSEKTDYRLAGLADPGTSEQTDLRLYGLVDHKTSVKTHHQVYGQATELAEHQAIDQAHSNADQPPVDNAHYTESDQTDHLADRQANHKDQLSYYETRGQSEDRTFPQLGNSKEDKEADYRVQPCKFEDSQVDLNSKPSVEIETQNATTIPAYNPVDARFTSNFQAKDQALFPRLPSISSKLNYTSSQEKTQAIVTKSDEFSEIEQGKGYHIRNQTYRRFPSIVYEDPYQVSLQYMEKHHILQIFQITENLVYEKPEDPLNFMLCQVQEMMKKRDKM; encoded by the exons ATGGAAGAGCCTCCGCAAGAGGCTCTGGCTGAACCCTTGAAACATGAAAGCCCAGCCGCTCCCTCAAGTGCTGGCCACACTAAGGGCCAGGAAGAAGACGACCAGAAGAACCAGGCCGAAAGGAAGGCAGATAACCACACTGCTCACAGAATAGCTGACCAGACTGCCCTAAGAGTGCCTAGCCAGGCTGAATCCAGCATATTTAGCCAAGCTACCAACGGAGTAGCTGAACAAAATGGGCATAGTACACCTGGTCAGGCTGGCCGCAGAGCATCCAACCCTGCTGATGTTTCTGACCTTAGAGCAGATGATCAGGTTAACCAAACACCGTCTGAACAGACTAAAGGCAAGGCATCTAGCCAAGCTAATAATGTACAGCATGAACAGAGTGATGGTCAGGTGTCTGGCCTGACGGAGGAAAGAACTGCTGAACAGACTGAACGAAGATTACCTAGCCAGGCTGAGAGAAGAACTTCTGGGCAGATTGATGGTAGACTGGCTATGCCATCTGACCAGAGAGGTTCCAGACAGACCGACCACAGAATGGCAGGCCAGTCTGAGAGAAGAGCTTCTGAGCAGACGGATCGCAGAATGTCTGGCGAGGCTGAGCGAAGAAATTCTGAGCAGATTACACACAGATTATCCAAACTATCTGAGAGAAGACCTTCTGTGCAGATTGACAGTGGGTCATCCGTCCCATCTGACCGAAGTCCTTCTGTACAGATTGACAGTGGATCGTCCGTACCATCTGACCAAAGACCTTCCATACAGATTGACCGCAGAATGTCAGGGAAAGTTAGGAGAAGAAGTTCTGAGAAGACTGACTACAGATTGGCTGGCCTGGCTGACCCAGGAACTTCTGAGCAGACTGACCTCAGATTGTATGGCCTCGTTGACCACAAAACATCTGTAAAGACTCACCACCAAGTGTACGGCCAAGCCACTGAACTAGCTGAACACCAGGCTATTGACCAAGCTCATAGTAATGCTGATCAACCTCCAGTTGACAATGCTCACTACACTGAATCTGACCAGACTGACCACTTAGCAGACAGACAAGCTAATCATAAAGACCAGCTGTCTTACTATGAAACACGTGGCCAGTCTGAAGACAGAACATTTCCCCAGTTAGGCAACAGCAAAGAGGACAAAGAGGCTGACTACAGAGTACAACCCTGCAAATTTGAGGATAGCCAAGTAGACCTCAATTCCAAGCCTTCAGTTGAAATAGAAACTCAAAATGCAACCACTATCCCAGCCTACAACCCAGTTGATGCCAGATTCACCAGTAACTTCCAAGCAAAAGACCAAGCCCTTTTCCCAAGACTCCCCTCCATCTCATCCAAATTGAACTATACCAGCAGTCAAGAAAAAACTCAAGCCATAGTAACCAAATCT GATGAATTTTCAGAAATTGAGCAAGGAAAGGGTTATCATATACGCAATCAAACTTATAGAAGGTTCCCTTCTATAGTTTATGAAGATCCTTACCAAGTTTCACTCCAATACATGGAAAAACACCACATTCTGCAAATATTCCAG ATTACTGAAAACTTAGTCTATGAAAAGCCAGAGGACCCCCTGAATTTTATGCTGTGCCAG GTGCAGGAAATGatgaaaaagagagacaaaatgTGA
- the TEX55 gene encoding testis-specific expressed protein 55 isoform X7 produces MEEPPQEALAEPLKHESPAAPSSAGHTKGQEEDDQKNQAERKADNHTAHRIADQTALRVPSQAESSIFSQATNGVAEQNGHSTPGQAGRRASNPADVSDLRADDQVNQTPSEQTKGKASSQANNVQHEQSDGQVSGLTEERTAEQTERRLPSQAERRTSGQIDGRLAMPSDQRGSRQTDHRMAGQSERRASEQTDRRMSGEAERRNSEQITHRLSKLSERRPSVQIDSGSSVPSDRSPSVQIDSGSSVPSDQRPSIQIDRRMSGKVRRRSSEKTDYRLAGLADPGTSEQTDLRLYGLVDHKTSVKTHHQVYGQATELAEHQAIDQAHSNADQPPVDNAHYTESDQTDHLADRQANHKDQLSYYETRGQSEDRTFPQLGNSKEDKEADYRVQPCKFEDSQVDLNSKPSVEIETQNATTIPAYNPVDARFTSNFQAKDQALFPRLPSISSKLNYTSSQEKTQAIVTKSFMKILTKFHSNTWKNTTFCKYSRLLKT; encoded by the exons ATGGAAGAGCCTCCGCAAGAGGCTCTGGCTGAACCCTTGAAACATGAAAGCCCAGCCGCTCCCTCAAGTGCTGGCCACACTAAGGGCCAGGAAGAAGACGACCAGAAGAACCAGGCCGAAAGGAAGGCAGATAACCACACTGCTCACAGAATAGCTGACCAGACTGCCCTAAGAGTGCCTAGCCAGGCTGAATCCAGCATATTTAGCCAAGCTACCAACGGAGTAGCTGAACAAAATGGGCATAGTACACCTGGTCAGGCTGGCCGCAGAGCATCCAACCCTGCTGATGTTTCTGACCTTAGAGCAGATGATCAGGTTAACCAAACACCGTCTGAACAGACTAAAGGCAAGGCATCTAGCCAAGCTAATAATGTACAGCATGAACAGAGTGATGGTCAGGTGTCTGGCCTGACGGAGGAAAGAACTGCTGAACAGACTGAACGAAGATTACCTAGCCAGGCTGAGAGAAGAACTTCTGGGCAGATTGATGGTAGACTGGCTATGCCATCTGACCAGAGAGGTTCCAGACAGACCGACCACAGAATGGCAGGCCAGTCTGAGAGAAGAGCTTCTGAGCAGACGGATCGCAGAATGTCTGGCGAGGCTGAGCGAAGAAATTCTGAGCAGATTACACACAGATTATCCAAACTATCTGAGAGAAGACCTTCTGTGCAGATTGACAGTGGGTCATCCGTCCCATCTGACCGAAGTCCTTCTGTACAGATTGACAGTGGATCGTCCGTACCATCTGACCAAAGACCTTCCATACAGATTGACCGCAGAATGTCAGGGAAAGTTAGGAGAAGAAGTTCTGAGAAGACTGACTACAGATTGGCTGGCCTGGCTGACCCAGGAACTTCTGAGCAGACTGACCTCAGATTGTATGGCCTCGTTGACCACAAAACATCTGTAAAGACTCACCACCAAGTGTACGGCCAAGCCACTGAACTAGCTGAACACCAGGCTATTGACCAAGCTCATAGTAATGCTGATCAACCTCCAGTTGACAATGCTCACTACACTGAATCTGACCAGACTGACCACTTAGCAGACAGACAAGCTAATCATAAAGACCAGCTGTCTTACTATGAAACACGTGGCCAGTCTGAAGACAGAACATTTCCCCAGTTAGGCAACAGCAAAGAGGACAAAGAGGCTGACTACAGAGTACAACCCTGCAAATTTGAGGATAGCCAAGTAGACCTCAATTCCAAGCCTTCAGTTGAAATAGAAACTCAAAATGCAACCACTATCCCAGCCTACAACCCAGTTGATGCCAGATTCACCAGTAACTTCCAAGCAAAAGACCAAGCCCTTTTCCCAAGACTCCCCTCCATCTCATCCAAATTGAACTATACCAGCAGTCAAGAAAAAACTCAAGCCATAGTAACCAAATCT TTTATGAAGATCCTTACCAAGTTTCACTCCAATACATGGAAAAACACCACATTCTGCAAATATTCCAG ATTACTGAAAACTTAG
- the TEX55 gene encoding testis-specific expressed protein 55 isoform X8: MEEPPQEALAEPLKHESPAAPSSAGHTKGQEEDDQKNQAERKADNHTAHRIADQTALRVPSQAESSIFSQATNGVAEQNGHSTPGQAGRRASNPADVSDLRADDQVNQTPSEQTKGKASSQANNVQHEQSDGQVSGLTEERTAEQTERRLPSQAERRTSGQIDGRLAMPSDQRGSRQTDHRMAGQSERRASEQTDRRMSGEAERRNSEQITHRLSKLSERRPSVQIDSGSSVPSDRSPSVQIDSGSSVPSDQRPSIQIDRRMSGKVRRRSSEKTDYRLAGLADPGTSEQTDLRLYGLVDHKTSVKTHHQVYGQATELAEHQAIDQAHSNADQPPVDNAHYTESDQTDHLADRQANHKDQLSYYETRGQSEDRTFPQLGNSKEDKEADYRVQPCKFEDSQVDLNSKPSVEIETQNATTIPAYNPVDARFTSNFQAKDQALFPRLPSISSKLNYTSSQEKTQAIVTKSVQEMMKKRDKM; encoded by the exons ATGGAAGAGCCTCCGCAAGAGGCTCTGGCTGAACCCTTGAAACATGAAAGCCCAGCCGCTCCCTCAAGTGCTGGCCACACTAAGGGCCAGGAAGAAGACGACCAGAAGAACCAGGCCGAAAGGAAGGCAGATAACCACACTGCTCACAGAATAGCTGACCAGACTGCCCTAAGAGTGCCTAGCCAGGCTGAATCCAGCATATTTAGCCAAGCTACCAACGGAGTAGCTGAACAAAATGGGCATAGTACACCTGGTCAGGCTGGCCGCAGAGCATCCAACCCTGCTGATGTTTCTGACCTTAGAGCAGATGATCAGGTTAACCAAACACCGTCTGAACAGACTAAAGGCAAGGCATCTAGCCAAGCTAATAATGTACAGCATGAACAGAGTGATGGTCAGGTGTCTGGCCTGACGGAGGAAAGAACTGCTGAACAGACTGAACGAAGATTACCTAGCCAGGCTGAGAGAAGAACTTCTGGGCAGATTGATGGTAGACTGGCTATGCCATCTGACCAGAGAGGTTCCAGACAGACCGACCACAGAATGGCAGGCCAGTCTGAGAGAAGAGCTTCTGAGCAGACGGATCGCAGAATGTCTGGCGAGGCTGAGCGAAGAAATTCTGAGCAGATTACACACAGATTATCCAAACTATCTGAGAGAAGACCTTCTGTGCAGATTGACAGTGGGTCATCCGTCCCATCTGACCGAAGTCCTTCTGTACAGATTGACAGTGGATCGTCCGTACCATCTGACCAAAGACCTTCCATACAGATTGACCGCAGAATGTCAGGGAAAGTTAGGAGAAGAAGTTCTGAGAAGACTGACTACAGATTGGCTGGCCTGGCTGACCCAGGAACTTCTGAGCAGACTGACCTCAGATTGTATGGCCTCGTTGACCACAAAACATCTGTAAAGACTCACCACCAAGTGTACGGCCAAGCCACTGAACTAGCTGAACACCAGGCTATTGACCAAGCTCATAGTAATGCTGATCAACCTCCAGTTGACAATGCTCACTACACTGAATCTGACCAGACTGACCACTTAGCAGACAGACAAGCTAATCATAAAGACCAGCTGTCTTACTATGAAACACGTGGCCAGTCTGAAGACAGAACATTTCCCCAGTTAGGCAACAGCAAAGAGGACAAAGAGGCTGACTACAGAGTACAACCCTGCAAATTTGAGGATAGCCAAGTAGACCTCAATTCCAAGCCTTCAGTTGAAATAGAAACTCAAAATGCAACCACTATCCCAGCCTACAACCCAGTTGATGCCAGATTCACCAGTAACTTCCAAGCAAAAGACCAAGCCCTTTTCCCAAGACTCCCCTCCATCTCATCCAAATTGAACTATACCAGCAGTCAAGAAAAAACTCAAGCCATAGTAACCAAATCT GTGCAGGAAATGatgaaaaagagagacaaaatgTGA
- the TEX55 gene encoding testis-specific expressed protein 55 isoform X5 — MEEPPQEALAEPLKHESPAAPSSAGHTKGQEEDDQKNQAERKADNHTAHRIADQTALRVPSQAESSIFSQATNGVAEQNGHSTPGQAGRRASNPADVSDLRADDQVNQTPSEQTKGKASSQANNVQHEQSDGQVSGLTEERTAEQTERRLPSQAERRTSGQIDGRLAMPSDQRGSRQTDHRMAGQSERRASEQTDRRMSGEAERRNSEQITHRLSKLSERRPSVQIDSGSSVPSDRSPSVQIDSGSSVPSDQRPSIQIDRRMSGKVRRRSSEKTDYRLAGLADPGTSEQTDLRLYGLVDHKTSVKTHHQVYGQATELAEHQAIDQAHSNADQPPVDNAHYTESDQTDHLADRQANHKDQLSYYETRGQSEDRTFPQLGNSKEDKEADYRVQPCKFEDSQVDLNSKPSVEIETQNATTIPAYNPVDARFTSNFQAKDQALFPRLPSISSKLNYTSSQEKTQAIVTKSITENLVYEKPEDPLNFMLCQVQEMMKKRDKM; from the exons ATGGAAGAGCCTCCGCAAGAGGCTCTGGCTGAACCCTTGAAACATGAAAGCCCAGCCGCTCCCTCAAGTGCTGGCCACACTAAGGGCCAGGAAGAAGACGACCAGAAGAACCAGGCCGAAAGGAAGGCAGATAACCACACTGCTCACAGAATAGCTGACCAGACTGCCCTAAGAGTGCCTAGCCAGGCTGAATCCAGCATATTTAGCCAAGCTACCAACGGAGTAGCTGAACAAAATGGGCATAGTACACCTGGTCAGGCTGGCCGCAGAGCATCCAACCCTGCTGATGTTTCTGACCTTAGAGCAGATGATCAGGTTAACCAAACACCGTCTGAACAGACTAAAGGCAAGGCATCTAGCCAAGCTAATAATGTACAGCATGAACAGAGTGATGGTCAGGTGTCTGGCCTGACGGAGGAAAGAACTGCTGAACAGACTGAACGAAGATTACCTAGCCAGGCTGAGAGAAGAACTTCTGGGCAGATTGATGGTAGACTGGCTATGCCATCTGACCAGAGAGGTTCCAGACAGACCGACCACAGAATGGCAGGCCAGTCTGAGAGAAGAGCTTCTGAGCAGACGGATCGCAGAATGTCTGGCGAGGCTGAGCGAAGAAATTCTGAGCAGATTACACACAGATTATCCAAACTATCTGAGAGAAGACCTTCTGTGCAGATTGACAGTGGGTCATCCGTCCCATCTGACCGAAGTCCTTCTGTACAGATTGACAGTGGATCGTCCGTACCATCTGACCAAAGACCTTCCATACAGATTGACCGCAGAATGTCAGGGAAAGTTAGGAGAAGAAGTTCTGAGAAGACTGACTACAGATTGGCTGGCCTGGCTGACCCAGGAACTTCTGAGCAGACTGACCTCAGATTGTATGGCCTCGTTGACCACAAAACATCTGTAAAGACTCACCACCAAGTGTACGGCCAAGCCACTGAACTAGCTGAACACCAGGCTATTGACCAAGCTCATAGTAATGCTGATCAACCTCCAGTTGACAATGCTCACTACACTGAATCTGACCAGACTGACCACTTAGCAGACAGACAAGCTAATCATAAAGACCAGCTGTCTTACTATGAAACACGTGGCCAGTCTGAAGACAGAACATTTCCCCAGTTAGGCAACAGCAAAGAGGACAAAGAGGCTGACTACAGAGTACAACCCTGCAAATTTGAGGATAGCCAAGTAGACCTCAATTCCAAGCCTTCAGTTGAAATAGAAACTCAAAATGCAACCACTATCCCAGCCTACAACCCAGTTGATGCCAGATTCACCAGTAACTTCCAAGCAAAAGACCAAGCCCTTTTCCCAAGACTCCCCTCCATCTCATCCAAATTGAACTATACCAGCAGTCAAGAAAAAACTCAAGCCATAGTAACCAAATCT ATTACTGAAAACTTAGTCTATGAAAAGCCAGAGGACCCCCTGAATTTTATGCTGTGCCAG GTGCAGGAAATGatgaaaaagagagacaaaatgTGA